In the genome of Aspergillus flavus chromosome 8, complete sequence, one region contains:
- a CDS encoding uncharacterized protein (expressed protein), translating into MKRCHLGKLGVHGGRLPEPLIPHNVMLLRVLLPSRRLNRKVLRLSYCYIDQYYVVNKPRQPVSWQAKREKTSCQPPNTEQAMVSRRLLSWRQLLLILHTLYGISVALERPTGLERASSRNLTYTLKLEGDDIIGPFAHKESGLLPNTVDFVNTRAESERWRSATDASETVNLPSSVEASGSTTSAADQPKTKEGVSSEGIVPTSMSSSKPGRSSQKGSGNDGCMSAMDAVSFVNKVKNRFAEHPELFSEFLLILQAYQRESRPLRKVYEQVEELFDAEPDLMKDFKKFLPEATAYKR; encoded by the exons ATGAAAAGGTGCCACCTGGGTAAACTCGGGGTGCATGGTGGTAGATTACCAGAACCTCTGATTCCACATAATGTGATGCTATTAAGGGTCCTCCTGCCATCTCGAAGGCTAAATAGGAAAGTACTAAGGCTCTCGTATTGCTACATTGACCAATACTACGTTGTCAATAAACCGAGGCAACCAGTTTCTTGGCAAGCTAAACGCGAGAAAACTTCTTGTCAGCCTCCTAACACAGAACAAGCTATGGTGTCTCGTAGACTTCTCTCCTGGAGACAATTACTCCTTATACTACACACTCTGTACGGGATTTCGGTTGCACTTGAACGTCCTACTGGGCTTGAACG GGCGTCCAGCAGGAATTTGACATACACGTTAAAACTAGAAGGTGACGATATTATCGGACCTTTTGCACATAAGGAGTCTGGGTTGCTGCCTAACACGGTAGATTTTGTCAATACTCGTGCAGAGTCTGAACGCTGGCGATCTGCAACCGACGCATCCGAAACTGTGAATCTTCCCTCGTCGGTGGAGGCCTCTGGTTCGACCACGTCCGCTGCTGATCAACCTAAAACGAAGGAAGGTGTATCGTCAGAGGGAATTGTACCGACAAGCATGTCATCCTCTAAGCCTGGGCGCTCGTCGCAGAAAGGTTCCGGCAATGATGGATGTATGAGTGCAATGGATGCGGTTTCCTTTGTGAATAAGGTCAAG AATCGGTTCGCGGAACACCCAGAGCTTTTTAGCGAGTTTCTTCTGATCTTGCAGGCGTACCAGCGGGAGTCGCGGCCTTTGCGGAAGGTGTATGAGCAGGTGGAGGAGCTTTTTGACGCGGAGCCAGATCTGATGAAAGATTTCAAAAAGTTCCTGCCCGAGGCCACGGCTTATAAGCGATGA
- a CDS encoding putative maltose permease, with amino-acid sequence MYSFSKARAWSIVLSTAVVMEGYDLLLVTSFFASPPWTKQYGTLQLNDKYELSAAWQTVLYNGPAVGEILELCLNGLVVERIGYRRTKGRTFEHDGSTGIIKVPGPGHEITTDRVKTKISFLMLRMGIEDQYWVVATRYQGTGGSKSKEGDQGFLPPTRQPVGTLATGVCPFPTLVIETGVSESLPKLREDVLWWFNHSRGDVRIVLVLCIRKRAQQPVMLIEKWQLAPPTTPRPLTRRALQQLQQQVPYPMPPQVQQQPSSQSAYCAQSIEITPQAVTGPSLILPFLAVFGRPPVAPEADLILTTAMLASCIQHL; translated from the exons ATGTATTCATTTTCCAAAGCAAGAGCCTGGTCTATCGTGTTGTCCACAGCCGTGGTCATGGAAGGTTATGACCTTCTCCTCGTTACGTCTTTCTTTGCCTCCCCGCCGTGGACCAAACAATATGGAACACTCCAGTTGAACGATAAATATGAACTGTCCGCTGCCTGGCAGACAGTGCTTTACAATGGACCAGCTGTTGGGGAAATTCTTGAGCTTTGTCTCAACGGTCTGGTAGTGGAGCGTATTGGATACCGCAGGACCAAGGGCCGCAC GTTCGAGCATGATGGCAGCACTGGGATTATCAAAGTCCCCGGTCCTGGACATGAAATCACGACGGATCGTGTGAAGACAAAGATTAGCTTTCTCATGTTGCGCATGGGGATTGAGGACCAATACTGGGTGGTTGCAACGAGGTACCAAGGCACTGGAGGTAGTAAAAGTAAGGAAGGCGACCAGGGATTCTTGCCACCTACTCGGCAACCTGTAGGGACATTGGCAACCGGCGTCTGTCCCTTCCCAACTCTCGTCATTGAAACTGGGGTATCCGAATCACTTCCCAAGCTTCGGGAAGACGTCCTCTGGTGGTTCAACCATTCAAGAGGGGATGTGCGTAtcgttcttgttctttgtaTCCGGAAACGTGCGCAGCAGCCAGTCATGCTGATCGAGAAGTGGCAGTTGGCCCCCCCGACGACTCCGAGGCCACTTACAAGGAGGGCTCTTCAACAGCTCCAACAGCAGGTGCCATATCCCATGCCACCCCAAGTTCAGCAGCAGCCCAGCAGTCAATCTGCATACTGTGCCCAGTCTATCGAAATTACGCCCCAGGCCGTTACCGGTCCATCACtcattcttccctttctcgCGGTTTTCGGTCGCCCGCCAGTCGCGCCAGAAGCCGACTTGATATTGACTACCGCAATGCTTGCGTCGTGTATCCAGCACCTTTGA
- a CDS encoding phytanoyl-CoA dioxygenase family protein (unnamed protein product): MATSTVSAQQLTEAKAKFKQDGWAVVPNVIDPEKTKEVVDRLWKAKEESERRGDPTYLDWLDPNSSNVRIFYLMELDPIFRELISHPVAVEMVQSALGQNFLVSNFTANIALPGSKSMGLHSDLSLQCPDPWLSTWGLNVIWCLHDVYYENGATLYIPGSHHWKTKAEVPPEEEARKLLVPFEAKAGSIIVMDGRLWHTSGCNVTQDKERALLFGAYNAPFLRGQVNWGVGLSEETKKTLSPQLREWLGVNRDGNLGVVTGVNDVFAEGAPPPAQA, translated from the coding sequence ATGGCGACCAGTACGGTGAGTGCTCAACAGCTCACAGAAGCCAAGGCCAAATTCAAACAGGACGGATGGGCCGTCGTCCCTAATGTGATCGATCCCGAAAAAACAAAGGAGGTCGTCGATCGGCTTTggaaggcaaaggaagagagtgaaCGACGAGGCGATCCGACCTATCTCGACTGGCTAGATCCCAACTCCAGCAATGTCCGTATCTTCTACCTGATGGAACTGGACCCCATCTTCCGCGAGCTCATCTCGCACCCTGTTGCTGTGGAGATGGTTCAATCCGCATTAGGACAAAACTTCCTTGTTTCTAATTTCACAGCGAACATTGCACTGCCCGGATCCAAATCCATGGGTTTACACTCCGATCTCTCCCTACAGTGCCCCGATCCTTGGTTGTCGACCTGGGGGTTGAACGTGATTTGGTGTCTGCATGACGTTTACTACGAAAACGGCGCCACCTTGTACATCCCCGGTAGTCATCATTGGAAGACTAAGGCGGAGGTACCCCctgaggaggaggcgagAAAGCTCCTGGTGCCGTTCGAGGCCAAGGCTGGATCGATCATCGTGATGGACGGGCGTCTCTGGCACACGTCCGGTTGTAATGTCACTCAGGATAAAGAGCGGGCGCTGTTGTTCGGGGCTTACAATGCCCCTTTCTTGAGAGGTCAGGTGAATTGGGGCGTTGGGCTGTCGgaggaaacgaagaagacCCTGAGTCCTCAGCTCCGGGAATGGCTGGGAGTGAATCGGGATGGCAATCTTGGGGTGGTGACAGGCGTCAATGATGTCTTTGCTGAGGGTGCTCCTCCTCCTGCCCAGGCGTGA
- a CDS encoding aegerolysin type hemolysin, with product MDTDLNKYNSKWVEFHIRDHLKDGEISVRHTVIEDGEFQDPNNRRKSIHEDVIDEIVIPSDGIGEICAHGRRGSEGRLDLFHGNDKICELHWDDRDGRRENLVEMLDESDKYRIEHGGWSPEANGPLGHVYVDVWAKDKSK from the exons ATGGACACCGATTTGAACAAGTACAATTCCAAATGGGTCGAGTTCCATATTCGGGACCACCTGAAGGACGGCGAGATCTCCGTGCGGCACACCGTCATCGAGGA CGGCGAATTCCAAGACCCCAACAATCGTAGAAAATCGATCCATGAAGACGTGATCGACGAGATCGTGATCCCTTCCGACGGCATTGGCGAAATCTGTGCCCACGGACGTAGAGGCAGTGAAGGTCGTCTGGACCTGTTCCATGGCAACGACAAGATTTGCGAACTGCATTGGGACGATCGTGATGGGAGACGCGAGAACCTGGTCGAGATGTTGGACGAAAGTGACAAATACAGGATCGAGCATGGGGGATGGAGCCCAGAGGCCAACGGACCTCTGGGCCATGTTTACGTTGACGTGTGGGCTAAGGACAAGAGCAAGTAG